The Maylandia zebra isolate NMK-2024a linkage group LG7, Mzebra_GT3a, whole genome shotgun sequence genome contains a region encoding:
- the arid6 gene encoding AT-rich interaction domain 6 isoform X2: METQEQVNMAHNEFKEEQTKELVEEITEEHFLKNLYLFMKKRETPIERIPHLGFKQIDLFVMFKTVNDLGGYHQVTAQQLWKQVYNTLGGNPRSTSAATCTRRHYEKLLLPYECHVKGISIRSMMPHHQLKPFHFVAGYSKEEDDGVQRPAKRRLVSIPVYQNPHNLQTDQHGNLFPLSVHYPPYYQSSPTVLPPYIPMPPSILATQHPPAPKPQFPYSQPCVNSTERVKEPLEHLRYLAERYKTSSGLAEPLNLSVKSSGRDISNNPVSSFAPPSASKNPKFLNKPSTLYAHHHTGALTNEGSETQDGESSDGVAPSPYTMKAQEEQVIDVDITAPSSRPIYDSALPLGTEAAAVAQKPCSPNTDLAVTPKEETKVIPEVMGLNLSQILSSLPQEKDDKMEIELPLSVFHKLLKMCKSSAMMHESKVPQPTQEGHPAERNWPNANTFPTKLTFHTNPQRQSSADDLTFRNVPNLSHNNKIQNQFMSYKPLPSGAILKNAVNQDVLSEDQQDINKSYNSKSPNFWGAHKRETQSSIEVESDPSPPRTHQDFSYKFYAGVQGGKQQAETEPSAMLMVNSSSAPLFQLTTEEVMKLKKIISNSL; this comes from the exons ATGGAAACACAG GAACAAGTGAACATGGCACACAATGAATTCAAAGAGGAACAAACCAAAGAACTGGTGGAGGAGATCACAGAGGAACACTTTCTCAAAAATCTCTACCTTTTTATGAAGAAGAGAGAAACACCAATAGAAAGGATCCCACATCTGGGCTTCAAACAAA TTGATTTATTTGTGATGTTCAAAACTGTCAATGACTTGGGCGGCTACCACCAG GTGACTGCTCAGCAATTGTGGAAACAGGTTTACAATACACTTGGTGGAAACCCTCGAAGTACAAGCGCAGCCACCTGCACCCGCAGACACTACGAGAA gCTGCTGCTGCCCTATGAATGCCACGTGAAAGGCATTTCCATCAGGTCCATGATGCCTCATCATCAGCTAAAGCCATTCCACTTTGTTGCCGGCTACAGTAAAGAAGAAGACGACGGTGTCCAGAGACCAGCGAAACGCAGGCTGGTATCCATACCAGTGTATCAG AACCCTCATAACCTCCAGACAGACCAACACGGAAATctcttccctctgtctgtccactACCCTCCCTACTATCAGTCAAGCCCCACAGTTCTGCCTCCCTACATCCCTATGCCCCCCTCAATATTGGCCACACAACACCCACCTGCTCCCAAGCCCCAATTCCCTTACAGTCAACCTTGTGTAAACTCAACAGAGAGGGTGAAGGAACCATTAGAGCACTTGCGTTACCTGGCTGAGCGGTACAAGACCTCATCCGGACTGGCTGAGCCCCTGAACCTCAGCGTTAAATCATCAGGCCGGGACATCAGCAACAACCCTGTTTCATCATTTGCTCCACCTTCAGCCAGCAAGAACCCAAAGTTTTTGAACAAACCATCCACACTATATGCCCATCATCATACTGGGGCTCTGACAAATGAAGGCTCTGAGACACAAGATGGGGAGTCAAGTGATGGAGTTGCACCCTCTCCTTATACCATGAAAGCACAGGAGGAACAAGTTATTGATGTCGATATTACGGCACCCTCAAGCAGACCCATATATGACTCTGCTCTGCCACTGGGAACAGAGGCTgctgcagtggcacaaaaacCCTGTTCTCCAAACACAGACCTTGCAGTCACGCCAAAAGAAGAGACAAAAGTGATTCCAGAAGTGATGGGGCTCAATCTTAGCCAAATACTGTCCAGTCTCCCTCAAGAGAAGGATGACAAAATGGAAATTGAGTTACCCCTGTCAGTGTTTCATAAATTGCTCAAGATGTGCAAGTCCTCAGCAATGATGCATGAAAGTAAGGTTCCTCAGCCTACTCAGGAAGGACACCCTGCAGAAAGGAATTGGCCTAACGCAAACACTTTCCCTACCAAACTGACATTTCACACAAATCCCCAACGCCAGAGTTCTGCTGACGATCTAACATTCAGAAATGTGCCAAACCTCAGTCACAACAATAAAATCCAAAACCAATTCATGAGTTACAAGCCTTTGCCTTCAGGTGCCATTTTGAAAAATGCAGTAAACCAGGATGTCTTGTCAGAAGATCAGCAGGATATTAATAAGTCATACAACTCCAAGTCACCCAATTTCTGGGGTGCCCATAAGAGAGAGACCCAGTCATCCATTGAAGTGGAGAGCGACCCTAGTCCCCCCAGGACTCACCAAGACTTTTCTTATAAATTCTACGCAGGTGTCCAGGGAGGGAAGCAGCAGGCGGAGACGGAGCCTTCAGCTATGCTCATGGTCAATTCCAGCTCTGCTCCTCTCTTTCAGCTCACCACTGAAGAAGtcatgaagctgaaaaaaatcatctcaaactcaTTGTAG
- the arid6 gene encoding AT-rich interaction domain 6 isoform X1, whose translation METQEQVNMAHNEFKEEQTKELVEEITEEHFLKNLYLFMKKRETPIERIPHLGFKQIDLFVMFKTVNDLGGYHQVTAQQLWKQVYNTLGGNPRSTSAATCTRRHYEKLLLPYECHVKGISIRSMMPHHQLKPFHFVAGYSKEEDDGVQRPAKRRLVSIPVYQQNPHNLQTDQHGNLFPLSVHYPPYYQSSPTVLPPYIPMPPSILATQHPPAPKPQFPYSQPCVNSTERVKEPLEHLRYLAERYKTSSGLAEPLNLSVKSSGRDISNNPVSSFAPPSASKNPKFLNKPSTLYAHHHTGALTNEGSETQDGESSDGVAPSPYTMKAQEEQVIDVDITAPSSRPIYDSALPLGTEAAAVAQKPCSPNTDLAVTPKEETKVIPEVMGLNLSQILSSLPQEKDDKMEIELPLSVFHKLLKMCKSSAMMHESKVPQPTQEGHPAERNWPNANTFPTKLTFHTNPQRQSSADDLTFRNVPNLSHNNKIQNQFMSYKPLPSGAILKNAVNQDVLSEDQQDINKSYNSKSPNFWGAHKRETQSSIEVESDPSPPRTHQDFSYKFYAGVQGGKQQAETEPSAMLMVNSSSAPLFQLTTEEVMKLKKIISNSL comes from the exons ATGGAAACACAG GAACAAGTGAACATGGCACACAATGAATTCAAAGAGGAACAAACCAAAGAACTGGTGGAGGAGATCACAGAGGAACACTTTCTCAAAAATCTCTACCTTTTTATGAAGAAGAGAGAAACACCAATAGAAAGGATCCCACATCTGGGCTTCAAACAAA TTGATTTATTTGTGATGTTCAAAACTGTCAATGACTTGGGCGGCTACCACCAG GTGACTGCTCAGCAATTGTGGAAACAGGTTTACAATACACTTGGTGGAAACCCTCGAAGTACAAGCGCAGCCACCTGCACCCGCAGACACTACGAGAA gCTGCTGCTGCCCTATGAATGCCACGTGAAAGGCATTTCCATCAGGTCCATGATGCCTCATCATCAGCTAAAGCCATTCCACTTTGTTGCCGGCTACAGTAAAGAAGAAGACGACGGTGTCCAGAGACCAGCGAAACGCAGGCTGGTATCCATACCAGTGTATCAG cAGAACCCTCATAACCTCCAGACAGACCAACACGGAAATctcttccctctgtctgtccactACCCTCCCTACTATCAGTCAAGCCCCACAGTTCTGCCTCCCTACATCCCTATGCCCCCCTCAATATTGGCCACACAACACCCACCTGCTCCCAAGCCCCAATTCCCTTACAGTCAACCTTGTGTAAACTCAACAGAGAGGGTGAAGGAACCATTAGAGCACTTGCGTTACCTGGCTGAGCGGTACAAGACCTCATCCGGACTGGCTGAGCCCCTGAACCTCAGCGTTAAATCATCAGGCCGGGACATCAGCAACAACCCTGTTTCATCATTTGCTCCACCTTCAGCCAGCAAGAACCCAAAGTTTTTGAACAAACCATCCACACTATATGCCCATCATCATACTGGGGCTCTGACAAATGAAGGCTCTGAGACACAAGATGGGGAGTCAAGTGATGGAGTTGCACCCTCTCCTTATACCATGAAAGCACAGGAGGAACAAGTTATTGATGTCGATATTACGGCACCCTCAAGCAGACCCATATATGACTCTGCTCTGCCACTGGGAACAGAGGCTgctgcagtggcacaaaaacCCTGTTCTCCAAACACAGACCTTGCAGTCACGCCAAAAGAAGAGACAAAAGTGATTCCAGAAGTGATGGGGCTCAATCTTAGCCAAATACTGTCCAGTCTCCCTCAAGAGAAGGATGACAAAATGGAAATTGAGTTACCCCTGTCAGTGTTTCATAAATTGCTCAAGATGTGCAAGTCCTCAGCAATGATGCATGAAAGTAAGGTTCCTCAGCCTACTCAGGAAGGACACCCTGCAGAAAGGAATTGGCCTAACGCAAACACTTTCCCTACCAAACTGACATTTCACACAAATCCCCAACGCCAGAGTTCTGCTGACGATCTAACATTCAGAAATGTGCCAAACCTCAGTCACAACAATAAAATCCAAAACCAATTCATGAGTTACAAGCCTTTGCCTTCAGGTGCCATTTTGAAAAATGCAGTAAACCAGGATGTCTTGTCAGAAGATCAGCAGGATATTAATAAGTCATACAACTCCAAGTCACCCAATTTCTGGGGTGCCCATAAGAGAGAGACCCAGTCATCCATTGAAGTGGAGAGCGACCCTAGTCCCCCCAGGACTCACCAAGACTTTTCTTATAAATTCTACGCAGGTGTCCAGGGAGGGAAGCAGCAGGCGGAGACGGAGCCTTCAGCTATGCTCATGGTCAATTCCAGCTCTGCTCCTCTCTTTCAGCTCACCACTGAAGAAGtcatgaagctgaaaaaaatcatctcaaactcaTTGTAG